One window of Molothrus ater isolate BHLD 08-10-18 breed brown headed cowbird chromosome 31, BPBGC_Mater_1.1, whole genome shotgun sequence genomic DNA carries:
- the LOC118700565 gene encoding uncharacterized protein LOC118700565, translating into MADRFLSPFKVFRGKKKNDPGATQAQQPEDLEQIRTLEDDAALDKTQEQQPGPGRLRQTLKRLRKFLHIRRRKTGTSAAEGKAEPDSGLTELQAEPDVSPDSAERSQDFDTSVTESWAKALLTSMTEDVVITNSDNEETEDISNTVTMPTPIVIHAPTMDFFEDSAVPSQQQVPAIVRSIHQRLVSHVALDARLQIDIVRLAEEHPADVVLTLLRCAPTCDREMFRIFIPLCSLIAIHLLKRLHREEPRWDLPFLAFFVEVFQCLDLRKCGDSTLEIMSRHLQSECREQRRLALRGLVVLSKDPLRARRMCSLSKNLVELLGDAEGYVVSMTLSVLTNILENEHILISSTTAPKLAEALLPLFDCDDIDMQLLSLNLFFKVMDLVVNKRKKTLKKIVSQSLLPLFFHCHDENKRVAKASRELLLCVVEFLKKRKLKQLLEREKMLKFANCLLAEDRSRVAEHLRRALHYLRSPQEPLREAAVRFMGSAKVLMRGQKEELEVLNEAIHTQKKGSLSHCSRNIQAQFTSRAEELSLSSGSSESVTQEQHQETLKRTPSPIATGVPGTDDDWHS; encoded by the exons ATGGCGGACAGATTTCTCAGCCCTTTCAAAGtgttcagggggaaaaaaaagaatgaccCTGGAGCCACCCAAGCACAACAGCCTGAAGATCTGGAACAGATCCGGACACTGGAGGATG ATGCAGCCCTGGACAAGACACAAGAGCAGCAACCCGGCCCTGGCCGCCTCCGCCAAACCCTGAAG AGGTTACGGAAGTTCCTGCACATTCGGCGTAGGAAGACCGGCACCTCAGCAGCTGAGGGCAAAGCTGAGCCTGACTCGGGGCTGACCgagctccaggcagagcctgaTGTCAGCCCAGATTCGGCTGAGCGCTCACAAGACTTTGACACCTCAGTGACTGAAAGCTGGGCAAAGGCTCTTCTCACATCAATGACAGAGGATGTGGTCATCACAAACAGTGACAATGAAGAGACTGAGGACATCTCAAATACTGTCACCATGCCCACTCCCATTGTGATTCATGCTCCCACTATGGATTTTTTTGAGGACAGTGCTGTTCCTTCTCAGCAGCAG GTGCCAGCCATTGTAAGGAGCATCCACCAGAGGCTGGTGTCCCATGTTGCTCTGGATGCCAGGCTGCAAATTGACATTGTGAGGCTGGCTGAAGAACACCCTGCGGACGTGGTGCTGACCCTCCTGCGCTGTGCCCCAACGTGTGACAG GGAGATGTTCCGTATCTTTATCCCCTTGTGTTCCCTCATTGCAATCCATCTACTCAAGCGCCTGCACAGAGAAGAGCCACGCTGGGATCTGCCCTTCCTGGCATTCTTTGTGGAG GTCTTTCAGTGCCTAGACTTGAGGAAATGTGGTGACAGCACACTGGAGATCATGTCAAGGCACCTGCAGAGTGAGTGCAGGGAGCAGCGGCGCCTGGCACTCAGAGGCCTTGTGGTGCTCAGCAAGGATCCCTTGAGG GCCAGAAGAATGTGCAGTCTGTCTAAAAACCTTGTGGAGCTCTTGGGTGATGCAGAAGGATATGTTGTCAGCATGACTCTCTCTGTGCTCACAAATATACTTGAGAACGAACACATACTGATATCCAGCACCACTGCCCCGAAGCTGGCTGAGGCACTCCTGCCGCTCTTTGACTGT gaTGACATCGATATGCAGCTGCTCTCCCTAAATCTCTTCTTCAAGGTGATGGACTTGGTagtgaacaaaagaaaaaaaactctgAAGAAGATTGtgagccagagcctgctgccaCTCTTCTTTCATTGCCATGATGAGAACAAGCGCGTGGCAAAG gcctCTCGCGAACTGCTGCTTTGTGTGGTAGAGTTCCTGAAGAAGAGGAAGCTCAAGCAACTACTTGAGAGGGAGAAGATGTTGAAGTTTGCCAACTGCCTG ctggcagaggacaggagcagagtggCCGAGCACCTTCGCCGGGCCCTGCACTACCTGCGGAGCCCACAGGAGCCCTTGCGAGAGGCGGCTGTCAGATTCATGG ggTCTGCCAAGGTACTCATGAGGGGCCAGAAGGAAGAGCTCGAGGTCCTCAATGAGG CCATTCACACCCAGAAGAAAGGCAGTTTATCCCACTGTAGCAGGAATATTCAAGCCCAGTTTACAAGCAGAGCTGAAGAATTAAGTTTATCTTCAGGATCCAGTGAATCAGTGACCCAAGAACAGCATCAGGAGACACTGAAGAGGACGCCATCTCCCATTGCCACTGGAGTTCCAGGCACAGATGATGAttggcacagctga